One Nitrososphaerales archaeon DNA window includes the following coding sequences:
- the lipA gene encoding lipoyl synthase, whose protein sequence is MQAQARPEWLTVLPTGGENHARLKELFSNLNLHTVCQEAHCPNVHECWGGGTATLMLMGDVCSRACRFCMVIPGRPEGALDQMEPDNVAFALSQMGLTYIVLTSVDRDDLPDGGASHFAKTIRLAKEKSPDLLVEVLIPDFQGDIDSLRKVLEARPDVIAHNIETTLSLTPKVRDPRANYWQSLSVLKNIKKLGNHVFTKSSIMVGLGETEDEVFQAMTHLRQAGVDFLTVGQYLRPSKRHLPVVEYVSPLQFERYRRMGEEIGFRYVASGPLVRSSYRAGEFFIKSVIEKEREFTGPESHVSSSASSSKPPAR, encoded by the coding sequence TTGCAGGCACAAGCCAGGCCAGAGTGGCTGACGGTCCTACCCACGGGAGGCGAGAATCACGCCAGGCTCAAGGAACTTTTCTCCAACCTGAACCTCCATACAGTCTGCCAGGAAGCGCACTGCCCGAACGTCCACGAGTGTTGGGGCGGCGGGACAGCGACCCTCATGCTGATGGGGGACGTCTGCTCGAGGGCGTGCAGGTTCTGCATGGTCATCCCAGGCAGGCCAGAGGGCGCACTGGACCAGATGGAGCCTGACAACGTCGCTTTCGCCCTCTCCCAGATGGGCCTCACCTACATAGTCCTCACCTCGGTCGACCGCGACGACCTCCCAGATGGGGGTGCTTCTCACTTCGCGAAGACGATCAGGCTGGCCAAGGAGAAGAGTCCGGACCTCCTTGTCGAGGTGTTGATACCAGACTTCCAGGGCGACATCGACTCCCTCAGGAAGGTGCTTGAGGCCCGTCCCGACGTGATCGCGCACAACATAGAGACTACGCTCTCGCTCACGCCGAAGGTGAGGGACCCGAGGGCCAACTACTGGCAGTCCCTCTCCGTTCTGAAGAACATCAAGAAGCTCGGGAATCACGTGTTCACGAAGTCCTCGATAATGGTCGGTCTCGGGGAGACCGAGGACGAGGTCTTCCAGGCGATGACGCACCTTCGCCAGGCGGGCGTCGACTTCCTCACCGTCGGGCAGTACCTCAGACCGTCCAAGAGACATCTGCCTGTAGTCGAGTACGTGTCGCCACTGCAGTTCGAGCGGTATAGGCGAATGGGCGAAGAGATCGGTTTCAGGTACGTGGCATCGGGACCGCTGGTTAGAAGCAGCTATCGGGCAGGCGAGTTCTTCATCAAGTCCGTGATCGAGAAGGAAAGAGAGTTCACGGGTCCAGAGTCTCATGTTTCAAGTTCTGCGTCTTCCTCCAAACCCCCAGCGAGGTAA
- the trxA gene encoding thioredoxin has product MEINRVTEENFQDLVSKNPIAFLDFWAVWCGPCRIMEPVVEKLAAKYSDKVVFGKINVDEEMNLSSRYQVFSIPTFMIFKKGKPMDAVIGAVGEASLDQLLKRALNGSPV; this is encoded by the coding sequence ATGGAAATCAACCGAGTGACTGAAGAGAACTTCCAGGACCTCGTTTCAAAGAACCCGATTGCCTTTCTTGACTTCTGGGCAGTATGGTGCGGACCCTGTAGGATCATGGAGCCCGTTGTCGAGAAGCTTGCTGCTAAGTACTCCGACAAAGTGGTCTTTGGGAAGATCAACGTTGACGAGGAGATGAACCTCTCGTCCCGCTACCAGGTCTTCTCGATACCGACGTTCATGATATTCAAGAAGGGCAAGCCGATGGACGCTGTCATCGGGGCGGTCGGCGAGGCGTCGCTGGACCAGCTCCTCAAGCGCGCCCTGAACGGCAGCCCCGTCTAG
- a CDS encoding AAA family ATPase, with translation MSKSTEEVTKERELPQTSVKEIILENFMSYEYARIPLREGLNLVVGPNGSGKSSILLAISVAFGQAYTERSRKLSDLIRRGKDIARVSLVFDNSSKNGRRPIPYSKSETFMLSRYLRKDGSYWFEADYKEIDKSEVVRLLHEFGINPDNLLIIMHQGMIEELGAVTPQERLKMVEEAVGFSEYRERILQAEQELSGLVGEESSLLQLIENANQALEYWKQIYDRYLEKRKQMEHRSLLEKELLWSTESKLSKSLQSVEEKITSKIRTLEDLRSQQTEVAADAEKGQKTLLDKQVELRKLYGALVRAESEKAKDEASRVAFSGMKEDILGLSKSVDELLGIAPGKTAKRLKELVDYISKKSQAAEEDAERRKPDLDKEVSSLQTEIGRTEELIKRTMESYISLRVKFEVLSFRIKNNESELRELERTAREYRDELEKLRPDIEKAGARIETQRQPYEVSEELKLVSAHLQKMQDIPDDAEKIYNDYSGNIEELKVRLAQLQENKKALLGELQTRKKVWIDAMNNLIESVDPPYKAVLAASDATGFIRFDAGADIEEAGIELYVGFRGGAPTALDPFTQSGGERSVALMAFILSLQARIVSPIRALDEFDIHMDPKNREAMFKMILAQMRQRDSSQYMVITPSIMTVFDKSAHVITVQAVHGASEIRELKAK, from the coding sequence TTGTCCAAGAGTACAGAGGAGGTCACGAAGGAGAGAGAGCTGCCTCAGACCTCCGTGAAGGAGATCATCCTGGAGAACTTCATGAGCTACGAGTATGCAAGGATACCGCTAAGGGAGGGACTCAACCTGGTGGTAGGTCCCAACGGGTCCGGCAAGTCGTCCATCCTATTGGCCATCTCCGTTGCTTTCGGCCAAGCTTACACCGAGAGGTCGAGGAAACTCTCTGACCTGATACGCAGGGGGAAGGACATAGCGAGGGTGTCTCTAGTGTTTGACAACTCCTCCAAGAACGGGAGACGGCCCATCCCATACTCGAAGTCCGAGACTTTCATGCTGAGCCGCTATCTCAGGAAGGACGGCTCCTATTGGTTCGAGGCCGACTACAAGGAGATTGACAAGAGCGAGGTGGTGAGGCTCCTCCACGAGTTCGGCATCAACCCCGACAACCTGCTGATCATCATGCACCAGGGGATGATAGAGGAACTAGGCGCAGTCACCCCGCAGGAGAGGCTGAAGATGGTCGAGGAGGCGGTCGGCTTCTCGGAGTACAGGGAGAGAATCCTCCAGGCCGAGCAGGAGCTGAGCGGCCTCGTGGGGGAAGAGAGCTCCCTCCTCCAGCTGATCGAAAACGCCAACCAGGCCCTGGAATACTGGAAGCAAATCTACGACAGGTACCTGGAGAAGCGGAAGCAGATGGAGCACAGGTCCCTTCTCGAGAAGGAGCTTCTCTGGAGCACGGAGTCGAAGCTGTCGAAGTCGCTCCAGTCAGTCGAGGAGAAGATCACATCGAAGATCAGGACGCTTGAGGACCTGAGGTCGCAGCAGACTGAGGTCGCAGCGGATGCCGAGAAAGGCCAGAAGACGCTTCTTGACAAGCAGGTCGAGCTGAGGAAGCTCTACGGCGCGCTCGTGAGGGCAGAGAGCGAGAAGGCCAAGGACGAGGCGAGCAGGGTCGCGTTCAGCGGGATGAAGGAGGACATCCTGGGGCTCTCGAAATCTGTCGACGAGCTCCTCGGCATCGCTCCCGGGAAGACAGCGAAGAGGCTGAAGGAGCTGGTTGACTACATATCGAAGAAGAGTCAGGCAGCCGAGGAGGACGCCGAGAGAAGGAAGCCAGACCTCGACAAGGAGGTCTCGTCCCTCCAGACCGAGATAGGCAGGACCGAGGAGCTGATCAAGAGGACAATGGAGAGCTACATCTCGCTCAGGGTCAAGTTCGAGGTTCTCTCGTTCAGGATCAAGAACAACGAATCGGAACTCAGGGAGCTCGAGAGGACCGCGCGGGAGTACAGAGATGAGCTGGAGAAGCTGAGACCGGATATCGAAAAAGCGGGTGCCAGGATTGAGACGCAGAGACAGCCGTACGAGGTCTCCGAGGAGCTGAAGCTCGTCTCGGCGCACCTACAGAAGATGCAGGACATACCCGACGACGCGGAGAAGATCTACAACGACTACTCGGGCAACATAGAGGAGCTGAAAGTCAGGCTGGCGCAACTCCAGGAGAACAAGAAGGCGCTTCTCGGGGAGCTGCAGACTAGGAAGAAGGTCTGGATTGACGCGATGAACAATCTCATCGAGTCCGTCGACCCCCCTTACAAAGCTGTCCTGGCCGCATCCGATGCCACAGGCTTCATCAGGTTCGACGCGGGCGCAGACATCGAAGAGGCGGGCATCGAACTCTACGTCGGCTTCCGAGGAGGCGCTCCGACCGCGCTGGACCCTTTCACTCAGAGCGGCGGCGAGCGCTCTGTCGCGCTGATGGCGTTCATACTCTCCCTCCAGGCTAGGATAGTCTCGCCGATCCGAGCCTTGGACGAGTTCGACATCCACATGGACCCAAAGAACAGGGAGGCGATGTTCAAGATGATCCTTGCCCAGATGAGGCAGAGGGACTCGTCGCAGTACATGGTGATCACGCCCTCAATCATGACAGTCTTCGACAAGAGCGCGCACGTGATAACGGTGCAGGCAGTCCACGGTGCCTCTGAGATAAGGGAGCTGAAGGCGAAGTAG
- a CDS encoding amidase, with translation MTELATLTIGEALGMLATKELSPRDILESQRRVILRSNKKLHAFITLLPTGVKQTRRKGELHGITVAVKDNIYVKGHRTTAGSKVFRNFVPAFDADVVKLLSAAGATLVGKTNLHEFAFGATNINPHFGDCRNPWDDERISGGSSGGSAVAVASGMACAAVGTDTGGSVRTPAALCGVVGYKPTYGLTSRRGVVPLAWSLDTVGFLTRCVSDAARLALLSFESKSSPTLRRPKPMPLKRTRIGVPRNILEPLDSEVRSSFERSLELAEGEGARVVDVKFLHIEEIAASRSLITHAEAASYHREYFAAKFKDYGKDVRRRIAQGLAIPAVVYLDALRARSALLEYYRSIFRRVDVLALPTTRIPAPTVKASKSDRTAPGIRTALLGLTEPFNLFGAPSITIPCGLTRDGLPVGFQLAGDIYSDPAVLSFALTLERLFPNVSLNAR, from the coding sequence TTGACTGAACTGGCAACGCTCACGATTGGTGAGGCATTAGGCATGCTCGCCACTAAGGAGCTCTCGCCGCGGGACATACTCGAATCGCAGCGCAGGGTCATCCTGCGTTCGAACAAGAAGCTGCACGCCTTCATCACGCTCCTGCCCACCGGGGTGAAGCAGACAAGACGAAAGGGGGAGCTCCACGGGATAACAGTCGCGGTCAAGGACAACATCTACGTGAAAGGTCACCGCACGACGGCGGGTTCCAAGGTCTTCCGCAACTTCGTTCCCGCCTTCGACGCAGACGTTGTGAAGCTGCTCTCCGCGGCTGGCGCGACATTGGTGGGGAAGACGAACCTCCACGAATTTGCCTTCGGGGCCACGAACATCAATCCGCACTTCGGCGACTGCAGGAACCCGTGGGACGACGAGAGGATCTCAGGCGGCTCAAGCGGCGGCTCGGCCGTGGCCGTTGCCTCAGGGATGGCATGCGCCGCAGTGGGCACCGACACTGGCGGATCCGTCAGAACCCCGGCGGCGCTCTGCGGTGTAGTTGGGTACAAGCCCACCTACGGGCTGACCAGCAGACGAGGCGTGGTGCCACTCGCGTGGAGTCTTGACACCGTCGGTTTCCTGACACGGTGCGTGTCAGACGCAGCGAGGCTCGCTCTCTTGTCATTCGAATCGAAGTCTTCACCTACGCTGCGCAGGCCGAAGCCAATGCCCCTCAAGCGGACGAGGATTGGTGTGCCGCGCAACATACTGGAGCCTCTGGACAGCGAAGTGCGGAGCAGCTTCGAACGGTCGCTTGAGCTCGCAGAGGGAGAAGGTGCGAGAGTCGTCGATGTGAAGTTCCTGCACATCGAGGAAATTGCGGCGAGCAGGAGTCTGATCACCCATGCTGAGGCAGCTTCGTACCACAGGGAGTACTTCGCTGCGAAGTTCAAAGACTACGGGAAGGACGTGAGGCGGCGCATCGCGCAGGGTCTGGCGATTCCCGCGGTTGTTTATCTTGACGCCCTGAGGGCGAGGAGCGCCCTGCTGGAGTACTACAGGTCAATCTTCAGGAGGGTAGACGTACTCGCGCTCCCAACAACTAGAATCCCCGCGCCCACTGTGAAGGCGAGCAAGAGTGACCGGACTGCCCCAGGGATAAGGACTGCTCTCCTCGGCCTGACCGAACCGTTCAACCTTTTCGGCGCACCCTCAATCACAATCCCGTGCGGGCTCACGCGTGACGGCCTTCCTGTGGGCTTCCAACTTGCAGGAGACATATACAGCGACCCAGCGGTCCTCTCCTTCGCGCTCACGCTGGAGCGGCTATTCCCGAATGTCTCCCTGAATGCCCGGTAG
- a CDS encoding helix-turn-helix domain-containing protein: MINPYEIVSKSALPALRAMVAKRLREKYDLTQQQVASRLGVTQASVSNYARKARGVMVNLETDPMVSKAADKIAATLSGEKPNQMEALRIMTEVCDYVRFNHLMCTLHRELEPGFQVEGCEACDGAFSGKDFERLKIVVGQ; this comes from the coding sequence ATGATAAACCCGTATGAAATCGTGTCGAAGTCAGCGCTCCCCGCGCTGAGGGCGATGGTCGCCAAGAGGCTCAGGGAGAAGTACGATCTCACTCAGCAACAGGTTGCGTCGAGGTTAGGCGTCACACAGGCCTCGGTGAGCAACTACGCCAGGAAGGCGAGGGGCGTAATGGTGAACCTCGAGACCGACCCTATGGTGTCGAAGGCGGCGGACAAGATAGCAGCGACCCTGTCAGGAGAGAAACCCAACCAGATGGAGGCCCTGAGGATCATGACAGAGGTTTGCGACTACGTGAGGTTCAACCACCTCATGTGCACCCTCCACAGAGAACTCGAGCCAGGGTTCCAGGTGGAAGGCTGCGAGGCCTGCGACGGAGCATTCTCGGGAAAAGATTTTGAAAGGCTCAAGATCGTAGTCGGCCAGTAA
- a CDS encoding DEAD/DEAH box helicase has translation MTEQNVFEFFSPPLVEALKERGFTSPTDPQMRLVPLVREGKNALLMAPTGTGKTEAAFLPILDSMIREGPSREKGVKLLYITPLRALNRDMLERMQWWCKRFDIRLGVRHGDSSQAERTNMSYAPPDILITTPETLQVLLVGRRIRLSLAKLRWVVVDEVHELAEDKRGSQLSVGLERLRDAVDGEFQVVGLSATVGSPERIAEFLVGKGRVCEIVRVPVEKSLSLKVVAPRPTAEDEELAQAIYSFPEVAARLRTIREAVEKYKSVLIFTNTRSEAEALASRFRVWNPEFPIGIHHSSLSKATREAVERSLKDGRLLGVICTSSLELGIDIGFLEYVVQYNSPRQVTRLIQRVGRSGHRVGQVSNGAIITQDSDDTLEAAVLCRKAVKGELEPLEPVLAPYDVAVHQVAGLLVEQSNWNIGDIYALLRRSYAYSGMSMEKLKRVLNYMQERYPRLAYYKESDGRVYRARDLKPLFQYYFDNLSMIPDEKQFLVLEAENFVGVLDEAFVSEYGEVGVKFVEAGRCWKIEQIYGNKVYVKSEDDPTGAVPNWVGDEIPVPYDVAAEVGMIRRRYAEEIEAGRGEECVAGLCESYPVGKETMLEALKEVAEQHAAGLPVPSDKLVTVERWDRYIIIQATFGHKVNRLLSRVVGHLISEKIGQSVAVHQDPYRMVIEAEVSAAAVLSVVKELPTMDLRKAAEKAVVRSGIFKRRIIHAGKKCGAISKDADYASVSISGLIEAMRDTPVYDEAMDTIFRDDLDVQGASAVLERVRTGEIELKLLQYEGLSPVARIGIEEISRRGEIVSPERLRALLRQSTRARIMETFLVVVCTNCWNYLELKKAGDLEELARCPKCGKEALGLSTESYENVFSLAMKARSRTDLRGRRLKQVEALRKSAELRKEHGHAIDMILAGRSIRLTDAANLVAKMEREGKDLVDVIIDGEREALRRRYFATTP, from the coding sequence TTGACTGAGCAGAACGTCTTCGAATTCTTCTCCCCGCCCCTCGTCGAGGCGCTCAAGGAGCGTGGCTTCACTTCGCCGACGGACCCTCAGATGAGGCTCGTGCCCTTGGTGCGCGAGGGAAAGAACGCACTGCTGATGGCGCCGACCGGGACTGGCAAGACTGAGGCTGCTTTCCTTCCCATTCTGGACAGTATGATCAGGGAGGGGCCGTCGAGAGAGAAGGGTGTCAAGCTGCTCTACATCACTCCGCTGAGGGCATTGAACAGGGACATGCTCGAGAGGATGCAGTGGTGGTGCAAGAGGTTCGACATCAGACTCGGCGTCAGGCACGGGGACAGCTCTCAGGCGGAGAGGACGAACATGAGCTACGCGCCGCCCGACATTCTGATCACCACCCCTGAGACATTGCAGGTACTCCTCGTAGGGAGGAGAATCAGGCTGAGCCTAGCCAAGCTGAGGTGGGTTGTCGTGGACGAGGTCCACGAACTCGCGGAGGACAAGAGGGGGAGCCAGCTGAGCGTAGGCCTGGAGAGGCTCAGGGACGCGGTCGATGGAGAGTTTCAGGTCGTCGGCCTCTCGGCAACCGTTGGATCGCCCGAGAGGATAGCAGAGTTCCTCGTCGGCAAAGGGAGGGTCTGCGAGATAGTGAGGGTGCCAGTTGAGAAGAGCCTGTCCCTGAAGGTTGTGGCGCCGAGGCCCACGGCAGAGGACGAGGAGCTGGCCCAAGCAATCTACTCCTTCCCCGAAGTTGCTGCGAGGCTCAGGACGATACGGGAGGCGGTTGAGAAGTACAAGTCTGTACTGATCTTCACGAACACGCGGAGTGAGGCTGAGGCACTCGCAAGCAGGTTCAGGGTCTGGAACCCCGAGTTCCCGATTGGGATACACCACAGTTCACTTTCGAAGGCCACGAGGGAGGCCGTGGAGAGGAGCCTGAAGGACGGAAGACTTCTCGGGGTCATCTGCACGAGCAGCCTGGAGCTGGGAATCGACATTGGATTCCTCGAGTACGTCGTGCAGTACAACTCGCCAAGGCAGGTCACAAGGCTGATTCAGAGGGTCGGGAGGAGCGGACACAGGGTAGGTCAAGTCTCCAACGGCGCAATCATAACTCAGGATTCGGATGACACACTGGAAGCTGCCGTGCTCTGCAGGAAGGCCGTGAAGGGTGAGCTCGAACCCCTGGAGCCAGTGCTTGCGCCCTACGATGTCGCTGTCCACCAGGTGGCAGGCCTGCTGGTGGAGCAGAGCAATTGGAACATCGGAGACATCTACGCACTTCTGAGGAGGAGTTACGCTTACTCCGGCATGAGCATGGAGAAGCTCAAGCGCGTCCTGAACTACATGCAGGAGAGGTACCCAAGGCTTGCCTACTACAAAGAGTCTGACGGGCGCGTCTACAGGGCTAGGGACTTGAAGCCTCTCTTCCAGTACTACTTCGACAACCTCTCGATGATTCCCGACGAGAAGCAGTTCCTCGTGCTGGAGGCGGAGAACTTCGTCGGGGTGCTGGACGAGGCGTTCGTATCCGAATACGGCGAGGTCGGGGTGAAGTTCGTCGAGGCGGGAAGGTGCTGGAAGATAGAGCAGATCTACGGCAACAAGGTCTACGTCAAGTCAGAGGACGACCCGACGGGAGCGGTTCCCAACTGGGTGGGAGACGAGATACCCGTTCCATACGACGTCGCTGCCGAGGTTGGCATGATCAGGAGGAGGTACGCAGAGGAGATCGAAGCGGGAAGGGGGGAGGAGTGCGTCGCAGGGCTCTGCGAGTCATATCCTGTCGGCAAGGAGACGATGCTCGAGGCGCTGAAGGAGGTGGCCGAGCAACACGCAGCCGGCCTTCCGGTTCCGTCGGACAAGCTTGTCACTGTGGAACGGTGGGACAGGTACATCATCATTCAGGCAACGTTCGGACACAAAGTGAACAGACTCCTCTCAAGGGTGGTGGGTCACCTGATTTCAGAGAAGATTGGGCAGTCGGTAGCTGTCCACCAAGACCCCTACAGGATGGTGATCGAGGCCGAAGTGAGCGCCGCGGCTGTGCTCTCAGTTGTCAAGGAGCTCCCTACGATGGACCTGAGGAAGGCCGCTGAGAAGGCCGTCGTGCGGTCGGGGATCTTCAAGCGGAGGATCATCCACGCAGGCAAGAAGTGCGGGGCCATCTCCAAAGACGCCGACTACGCAAGCGTCTCGATCTCTGGCCTCATAGAGGCCATGAGGGACACGCCCGTCTACGATGAGGCGATGGATACGATCTTCCGCGACGACTTGGATGTCCAAGGGGCTTCTGCAGTCCTAGAGAGGGTGCGGACGGGAGAAATCGAGCTGAAACTCCTCCAGTACGAGGGCCTCTCGCCCGTGGCGCGGATCGGCATCGAGGAGATCAGTAGGAGGGGAGAGATAGTCTCGCCAGAGAGGTTGAGGGCCCTGCTCCGCCAGTCGACGAGGGCGAGGATCATGGAGACATTCCTTGTCGTTGTCTGCACCAACTGCTGGAACTACTTGGAGCTGAAGAAGGCAGGCGACCTCGAAGAACTGGCCCGATGCCCCAAGTGTGGCAAGGAAGCCCTTGGGCTCTCGACTGAATCCTACGAGAACGTATTCTCTCTCGCGATGAAGGCGAGGAGCAGGACAGACCTCAGAGGGAGGAGGCTGAAGCAGGTCGAGGCGCTGCGCAAATCGGCCGAGCTTAGGAAGGAGCACGGCCATGCCATTGACATGATCCTCGCCGGGAGGAGTATTAGACTGACTGACGCTGCGAACCTTGTTGCGAAGATGGAGAGGGAGGGGAAGGACCTCGTCGACGTCATAATCGACGGGGAGCGCGAAGCCCTACGCAGGCGCTACTTTGCCACTACCCCGTGA
- the eno gene encoding phosphopyruvate hydratase, with protein MPPPRGRIALIRSVTAREILDSRGNPTVEAEVTADTAWGRASVPSGASTGSTEALELRDGDKRRFHGKGVKKAVSNVNKIIGPRLKGLDCSDQRRIDDLLIGLDGTPNKERLGANAILAVSMATSKAAARAHGRNLYEELREARKYRLPVPMMNVINGGEHAGNKLAIQEFLIEPVGGRSCREAVRMGAEVYQSLKGILVKRYGREAINVGDEGGFAPSLSKTRDALDSIAVAIKDAGYGEKEVRIGMDAAASVFYDPKKRLYTLDGRSVDADRLEDLYAALRDEYSLLTLEDPFNEDAFGWFASITKRLGSGTKVIGDDLYTTNVTRMTEGIRKNATNGILIKLNQIGTVSETEDAIDLARDCGWVVAVSHRSGETEDPFIAHLATAFGSEFIKAGAPARGERVAKYNELIRIGEKLGSRASFAGRLYVT; from the coding sequence TTGCCTCCGCCACGTGGGAGAATCGCCCTGATAAGATCGGTTACAGCGAGGGAGATTCTCGATTCGAGGGGCAACCCAACGGTCGAGGCTGAGGTCACCGCAGATACTGCTTGGGGAAGGGCGAGCGTGCCGTCCGGCGCGTCCACCGGCTCGACCGAGGCATTAGAACTCAGAGACGGCGACAAACGGAGGTTCCATGGAAAGGGCGTCAAGAAGGCAGTCTCTAATGTGAATAAGATAATCGGCCCGCGGCTAAAGGGGTTGGATTGCTCGGACCAGAGGCGAATCGATGACCTATTGATCGGGTTGGACGGGACGCCCAACAAGGAGAGGTTGGGAGCAAACGCCATACTCGCCGTCTCGATGGCAACGTCCAAGGCCGCGGCGAGGGCGCACGGGAGGAACCTCTACGAGGAGCTGCGGGAGGCCCGCAAGTACAGGCTGCCCGTGCCAATGATGAACGTCATAAACGGCGGCGAGCACGCCGGAAACAAGCTCGCGATTCAAGAATTCCTCATCGAGCCCGTTGGGGGGAGGAGTTGTAGGGAAGCGGTGCGGATGGGGGCCGAGGTGTACCAGTCCCTGAAGGGCATTCTTGTGAAGAGGTACGGGCGGGAGGCAATCAACGTGGGAGACGAGGGTGGCTTCGCACCATCCCTGAGCAAGACCCGAGACGCGCTCGACTCGATCGCAGTAGCGATCAAGGATGCGGGCTACGGCGAGAAGGAGGTAAGGATCGGAATGGACGCGGCGGCATCCGTTTTCTACGACCCCAAGAAGCGACTCTACACGCTCGACGGCAGGTCTGTCGATGCCGACAGGCTCGAAGACCTGTACGCTGCGCTTCGAGATGAGTACTCGCTCCTCACCCTCGAGGATCCCTTCAACGAGGATGCCTTCGGATGGTTCGCAAGCATCACGAAAAGGCTGGGGAGCGGTACGAAGGTGATTGGTGACGACCTTTACACAACAAACGTAACCAGAATGACAGAGGGAATCAGGAAGAACGCGACGAACGGCATCCTGATCAAGCTGAACCAGATTGGTACTGTCTCCGAGACGGAGGATGCAATAGACCTCGCGAGGGATTGCGGCTGGGTCGTAGCTGTCTCTCACAGGTCAGGGGAGACGGAAGACCCTTTCATCGCGCACCTTGCGACTGCCTTCGGGAGCGAATTCATCAAGGCAGGAGCTCCCGCCAGAGGAGAGAGGGTGGCAAAGTATAACGAACTCATTCGGATTGGGGAGAAGCTCGGCTCGCGGGCGAGCTTCGCAGGCAGACTCTACGTCACCTGA
- a CDS encoding CoA pyrophosphatase → MRRAVFAFPELKSGAVQTIARTLDHAEPKIQSTRLAGVSIILDGEESPKTLLIKRAEREGDPWSGQIAFPGGKMNQGDESVLRAAIRETREEVGVDLAGDAAFLGYLGAFRTHTGTMDVVPAVFLLKKKAEITPNEEVSDYKWVGLGSLLASGSRSTYRLEMGGSSMEMPAFATGDYVIWGLTFRIIETLLDRLRA, encoded by the coding sequence TTGCGAAGAGCAGTTTTCGCGTTTCCGGAATTGAAGAGCGGCGCTGTCCAAACAATCGCGAGAACACTTGATCATGCTGAACCCAAGATCCAGTCGACGAGACTGGCTGGAGTCTCGATAATCCTCGACGGAGAAGAGTCCCCTAAGACATTACTCATCAAGAGGGCCGAACGCGAAGGCGACCCTTGGTCAGGACAGATTGCGTTTCCAGGAGGAAAGATGAACCAAGGAGATGAATCGGTGCTACGGGCGGCAATTAGGGAGACGAGGGAGGAGGTCGGGGTAGATCTCGCTGGGGACGCCGCTTTCCTCGGCTACTTGGGGGCGTTCAGAACACACACTGGCACCATGGACGTTGTACCCGCCGTCTTCCTGCTGAAGAAGAAGGCGGAAATCACTCCGAACGAGGAGGTCTCGGACTACAAATGGGTCGGGCTCGGCTCGCTTCTCGCGTCAGGCTCTAGGTCAACCTACAGGCTTGAGATGGGTGGTTCTTCCATGGAGATGCCTGCCTTCGCAACAGGCGACTACGTGATATGGGGCCTCACCTTCAGGATAATCGAGACGCTTCTTGACCGGCTGAGAGCCTAG